DNA sequence from the Amycolatopsis sp. Hca4 genome:
CGCGACTCGCTGACGGCGTTCACGCTGCGCCCGACCGGCGACGGCGGGGTGAAGGTGGCCGGCCCGGCCCCGTTCCTGGTGGCCGCGGCCGAGGCGATGGAGATCGACCGGCTGCGTGTCATCGACACCGGCCTCGACCCCGTGACGGCCGAGCGCGAGCAGTGGGACGACGGCAACAACACCCTCGCGCTGGCGCCCGGCGTGGTCGTCGGCTACGAGCGGAACGTCGAGACGAACGAGCGGCTGGAGGCGGCCGGCATCGAGGTGCTGCCGATCGCGGGCTCCGAACTCGGCTCCGGCCGGGGCGGGCCGCGGTGCATGTCCTGCCCGATCCGCCGCGATCCCCTGCACTGAACAAAAGCAACCCTTCCCTAAATTGCTTTCGTGATTTAGGGAAGGCTTACTTAAATTAGGCTCGTCTTCTTTAGGAATGGTAACCCTAATAGGGGGCAGATCACCAGTGCCGAGTGGCATTTCGGCCAATCTTGATCTATTCTGATCTGCATGGCCCTCACCAAGAAGAAAGAGCCGCGCTCGAAGTTCTTCGAACTGCTGCAGGCGCAGATCCACAACGAGTTCAACGCGTCCCAGCAGTACATCGCGCTCGCGGTGTGGTTCGACGCCGAGGACCTGCCGCAGCTGGCGAAGCACTTCTACAAGCAGTCCGTCGAAGAGCGCAACCACGCGATGGCGCTCGTGCAGTACATGCTCGACCGCGACCACCACGTCGAGATCCCCGGCACCGGGGAGGTGCGCAACGACTTCTCCGGCGTGACCGAGCTCATCGAGCTCGCGCTCGAGCAGGAGAAGGAGGTCGCCGCCGACATCTCCGCGATGGCCAAGGCCGCGCGCGCCGAAGAGGACTACATCAGCGAGCAGTTCACGCAGTGGTTCCTCAAGGAGCAGGTCGAAGAGATCTCGCAGATGAACACGCTGCTGAACGTCGTCAAGCGTGCGAACGGCAACCTGTTCGAGGTCGAGAACCACCTGTACCGCGAGTCCGTCGGCGACGGCGGCACCGACTCGCAGATGCCGCCGGTGGCCGGCGGCGCGCTCTGATCCTCTGAGAATCGGAAAACCCGGGCTCTCCCCCTGTGGACAGCCCGGGTTTCCGCATGCCGCCGGCCCAGTCGTTCAGCCGGCTCGGTCTGTTCAGCCGGCGCAGTCCTGGGTGACGCTCGTCAGGCTCGTCTGCACGACGCCGGTCTCGCCCAGCCGGAAGCGGTACTCGGCGGCGGCCCCGGCCGGGGCGACGACGCCACCGGCTTCTTCCTTGGCCGCCGGGTAGACGGTGAGGACCTGGTCCTTCGTGGACCCGGCACCGATGCCCTCGGCGGTGTGCACGGCCACGTCCGGCGTGACGGCGACGAGCCCGGACGTCTTCGAAATGACGACGCTCGCGGACGCGGGGAGCCCACTGCCTTCGGCCTTGTAGACGGTGCAGCCGGCGCCGGCCTGTGCATCGGTGAGCGTGATGGTCTGTGCGGCGACGTCGGCCTCGGACATGCCCAGCTTGAGCTTGCCGAAACCGTCGGCCGCGAGCAGCGGTCCCGTGGTCACGGCGGGGAGCTTGGTCGGCCGAGGCGTGGCCGACGGCCGCGGCGACGTCTGCGGTGGCGCGGAAGCGCTGATGCTCTGGGTGCCGGTCGGCGCCGCCGGCGTCGACGGCTCCGGCGCCCGGCCCTGCGTGAGGTCCTCGGGCGGCTTGACGCTGGTTCCGGTCCCGGCGGCGGACATCGCCGCGGTGCCGTCCTCGGTGTGCAGCCGGACCATGGTCAGCCCGCCCGCGACAGCGACCGCGGCGGCCGCAACCCCGGCGACGGCCTGCACGACGTGCCGACGGCGACGACGCCGTCGCGCCCCGGTGACGATGACCGTCCCGGCGTCGGGCGGTGGGGGCAAGTCCAGCCGCTCGTCGGCGAACAGCGCGCGCAGGCGCTGCTCCAGTTCGTCTTCGGAGATGTTCAACCCGCACCACTCCCTTCGCCGTCGGCCGACTTGAGCTTCATCCGCAACGACGTGATCGCCTTGCTGGCCTGGCTCTTCACGGTGCCCTGCGTGACGCCGAGGGCGCTCGCGATCTCCGCTTCCGACAGACCCTCGTAATAACGCAGCACCATGACGGCCCGTTGTCGCGGCGGCAGCGTTCGTAACGCACGCCACAGCGGCTCGTGCTCGAACGGATCGGCCGGCACGTGCGGGCTGGTGTCCGGCAGGTCGGCAACGAGGTTCTCCCGCCGCGTCCGCCGCCAGCGGCTCACGTGCGCGTTCGCCATGGACCGGCGGACGTAGGCCAGCGGGTCGCCGGTCTTCTCGTGGACGTACGTCCAGCGCGAGCCGATCTTCTCCAGCACGGTCTGGACCAGGTCCGCGGCGTCGTGCGGGTTGCCGGTCAGCGCGTGGCCGTACCGCAGCAAACCCGGCAAGGTGGCCTGCACGAACTCGCCGAAGTCGACGAACTCGCCAGCCAACGTCGCGGCCCTCCCTCGGCCTGCGCTCACCCAGGCGTCTCCCCCGGTGAGGACGGGTGCCGCAGCGGTCACCGTATCGCCTCCCATCGGGGTCGGGTAGCCGGAAGCCGGCTCGCTTTCCTCCCCAACACGCATCACAGCCCCCTCAGGTTGCCTGCGTTCCCGGCCGAATTCCCTCTTGGTCGGCCGGGCGCTGATCTGCCCACGTCAGCGGTGGGCGAGCGAGTCGGGCAGCCGGAAGCCGGCGCCCTCGGACTCACGGAATTCGTGCACGCCGACCACGGCAGCGTGCGGGATCGGCCCGTAGACGTGCGGGAACCAGATCCCGGCCGGGTGCGGCGGCACGCCGTCTTCCCAGCGGACCGGCGCGTCGACCTTCGCCGGATCGATTTCGAGCAGCACGAGGTCGGTGCGACCCCGGAACCGGATGTTGGCCGGCAGGGTAGCCGTGCCGAAGTCGGAGCAGTGGATGAACCCGACTTCCTCCAGGGACGGATCCCGGTACTCGCCGCCCTCGCCCACTTCGGCCCAGTCGGCCGCCCCGCAGATGTGGAGTATCACGTCGAGAATGGTCCCACCGGCACGAACCGGCGGCGGTGTCTCGTGCGCCACATAATGCCTGGTTGAACGCTCATCGAGCGGGTGGAGGACCCCCGGTTCGTACCGATGGTCCGGCACCTGCCGACGGGTTAGTCCGGCCGGGTGGCGGGGAGGTTTCCGGGTCAGCGCACCTTGGGGTTGCTGCCGGGTCGGCGGCGAGGTGGGCGAACCTTCGGCGGCCGGTTTGGCCGCCGGGCCGAGGCTGGGGTTCGCGCCGGTCGCGGCCTGGGTTGCACCAGGTCATCGACCGGTTTGGCCGCCGACCGGTGCGTCGGTCGGCGGCCGGCGGGTTAGCGCAGGGTCAGCTGGCGGCCGATGAGGCCGTCGCGGGCGCGGCGCTCGGTTGCGTTCAGGGGCTCGTCGTCGAGGGACTTCAGCGCCGTCTCGAGGCGGGTGCCGAGGGCTTCCTTCGCGTCCGCCCACTCGCGGGCGTGGGCCTCGGGGTCGAGGTCCCAGACCGGGACGAGCAGGCCGTGCGCGCGGAAGGAACCCGCGTACCGCGAGCCCTCGCCGAGGCCGAGTTCGCCGGCCGCGGACAGCCGGGCGAGGGCCTGGAGCAGCAGGTTTTCCGGCTCCGGCCGGACCCAGCGCAGGTGCGCCTTCTCGCCGGCGAGGACCCAGTAGGCGCCCGAGCCGAGCCGTTCGGTGGGCATGATCGCGGCGTTCGCGCGCTCGAGCGACACGGCGACGTCACCGGTCGCGTCCGCGTCCTCGGGCAGCCACCAGCCGAAGTCGGTGTGCAGCGTGACGTCGAGCTCCGCGCCCGGCGCCAGCAGGTCCTGCAGCCGCGCGTGCTCGTCGGCGGACGGCGGGGTGGTGGTGTCCGGCACGCCGAGGACGTCGCCCTCCTTGGCGTCCAGCAGCCACTTCAGCGACCGGCCGAGGTCACGGCTGATGTCGGACGAGCGGGTCTGCACCTGCAGGCCGAGGTATCGCCGTCCGTCCGAGCGGACGAACGCGGCCGCCGCCATGGGCAGCACCGTGCCGAGGGTGACGTCGCCGCCGTCGGCGAGGGTGAGCTGGGCCGTCGCGGACGGGACGAACTCGCGCAGCGCGATCAGCTCGGGCTCCGCCGCCAGCCCCTCGAACGGCTGGCCGACGAAGACGTCGCGCACCTTCGGCTTGCGGTCCGACGCCTGCTTGGGACCCTTCTTGCGCGCGCCCTTGCCCACTGCTGCCTCCTCTGGCTCGGCTTGAGACGCTATCGAAGGGTTAGTCTCGCGACGTGTTCGACCCCCGCGATCCCGCGTTCCTCGATGACCCGTACCCGGCGTTCGCCGCGCTGCGCGCACAAGGCGAAGTCCATTTCCACGAAGGGCTGGGCATCGCCATCGCGGTGTCGCACGCCGCGTCGTCGGCCGTGTTGCGGCACCGCGGCCTGGGCCGGATCTGGCAGGACGCCCAGCCGCTCGAGCGGTTCGCCTCGTTCAACCTGCTGCACCGCAACTCGCTGCTGGAGAACGAGCCGCCGGCCCACACCCGCCTGCGCCGCCTGATCGCGGGCGCGTTCGGCCGCGGCCACGTGCAGCGGCTGCGTCCGATGGTCGCCACGCTCGCCTCCCGGATGGTCGATGACCTCGCGGCCGCGATCGCCGCGGACGGGAGTGCCGACCTCCTCGAGCACCTCGCCCAGCCGCTGCCGGTCGCGGTGATCGCCGAGCTGCTGGGTGTCCCCGGCACCGACGGGCCGCGGATGGTCCAGCTGTCCAACGCGATCGTGAAGATGTACGAGTACGGCCTGCCCGAGGAAGGACGCGACGCGGCCGAGCGGGCCGCGGCCGAGTTCGTCGACTACGTCCGTTCGGTCGCCGCGGCCCGCGCGGATACACCGGGCGACGACATCATCAGCGATCTGCTGCGCAGCGAGCTGACGCCCGACGAGCTGGTGGCCACAGCGGTGTTGCTGCTGATGGCCGGCCACGAGGCGACGGTCAACGTGCTCGGTAACGGCATCACGGCCCTGCTCACGCACCGGGACCAGTGGGAGCGCTTGCTGGCCTCACCTGCCCTTCTGGATTCGTGTGTCGAGGAGCTGATCAGGTTCGACGCGCCGCTGCAGCTGTTCGAGCGGACGGCGACGGAGGACGTGTCGATTTGTGGGTATGTCGTGCCGCGTGGACAGAAGATCGGCGCGTTGCTGGGTGCCGCGGCCCGGGACCCGGAGGTGTTCGAGGAGCCGGATCGGCTGGACATCGGGCGGGCGCCGAACGCTCACCTGGGGTTCGGG
Encoded proteins:
- a CDS encoding ferritin; amino-acid sequence: MALTKKKEPRSKFFELLQAQIHNEFNASQQYIALAVWFDAEDLPQLAKHFYKQSVEERNHAMALVQYMLDRDHHVEIPGTGEVRNDFSGVTELIELALEQEKEVAADISAMAKAARAEEDYISEQFTQWFLKEQVEEISQMNTLLNVVKRANGNLFEVENHLYRESVGDGGTDSQMPPVAGGAL
- a CDS encoding SigE family RNA polymerase sigma factor, which gives rise to MAGEFVDFGEFVQATLPGLLRYGHALTGNPHDAADLVQTVLEKIGSRWTYVHEKTGDPLAYVRRSMANAHVSRWRRTRRENLVADLPDTSPHVPADPFEHEPLWRALRTLPPRQRAVMVLRYYEGLSEAEIASALGVTQGTVKSQASKAITSLRMKLKSADGEGSGAG
- a CDS encoding DUF952 domain-containing protein, with translation MILHICGAADWAEVGEGGEYRDPSLEEVGFIHCSDFGTATLPANIRFRGRTDLVLLEIDPAKVDAPVRWEDGVPPHPAGIWFPHVYGPIPHAAVVGVHEFRESEGAGFRLPDSLAHR
- a CDS encoding DUF5926 family protein, producing MGKGARKKGPKQASDRKPKVRDVFVGQPFEGLAAEPELIALREFVPSATAQLTLADGGDVTLGTVLPMAAAAFVRSDGRRYLGLQVQTRSSDISRDLGRSLKWLLDAKEGDVLGVPDTTTPPSADEHARLQDLLAPGAELDVTLHTDFGWWLPEDADATGDVAVSLERANAAIMPTERLGSGAYWVLAGEKAHLRWVRPEPENLLLQALARLSAAGELGLGEGSRYAGSFRAHGLLVPVWDLDPEAHAREWADAKEALGTRLETALKSLDDEPLNATERRARDGLIGRQLTLR
- a CDS encoding cytochrome P450, producing the protein MFDPRDPAFLDDPYPAFAALRAQGEVHFHEGLGIAIAVSHAASSAVLRHRGLGRIWQDAQPLERFASFNLLHRNSLLENEPPAHTRLRRLIAGAFGRGHVQRLRPMVATLASRMVDDLAAAIAADGSADLLEHLAQPLPVAVIAELLGVPGTDGPRMVQLSNAIVKMYEYGLPEEGRDAAERAAAEFVDYVRSVAAARADTPGDDIISDLLRSELTPDELVATAVLLLMAGHEATVNVLGNGITALLTHRDQWERLLASPALLDSCVEELIRFDAPLQLFERTATEDVSICGYVVPRGQKIGALLGAAARDPEVFEEPDRLDIGRAPNAHLGFGMGIHYCVGAPLARVEIAAALSALAEKLPGLRLVEAPARRPEFVIRGLRELRVTV